From the genome of Patescibacteria group bacterium, one region includes:
- the rpsF gene encoding 30S ribosomal protein S6: MTEIDPVDQVENRVYELGFHVVSSIPEEKLPAEVTIIKDVLTNNGAVVISEDFPKLKNLAYQMTKVVGAKHLKFNTAYFGWVKFEINPESIDVVKKAMEKNDNIVRFLIVKTVRESTMSVIKPAFRADAKPAATGEIPKNKEIKAPVSEAELDKTIDSLMVE, encoded by the coding sequence ATGACTGAAATAGATCCTGTTGACCAAGTTGAGAATCGTGTCTACGAACTCGGTTTTCATGTTGTCTCTTCAATTCCTGAAGAAAAGTTGCCTGCGGAGGTAACGATTATTAAGGATGTTTTGACAAATAATGGCGCCGTCGTTATTTCCGAAGATTTTCCAAAATTGAAGAATTTGGCCTATCAAATGACCAAAGTGGTAGGAGCCAAGCACCTTAAATTCAACACCGCTTACTTTGGATGGGTTAAATTTGAGATTAATCCTGAGTCTATCGATGTGGTTAAGAAGGCTATGGAGAAAAACGACAATATTGTTCGATTTTTGATCGTTAAGACTGTTCGAGAAAGCACCATGTCTGTCATTAAGCCAGCGTTTCGAGCTGATGCTAAGCCAGCTGCCACCGGAGAAATTCCAAAAAATAAAGAAATCAAAGCTCCTGTTTCCGAAGCTGAATTGGACAAAACCATCGATTCTCTTATGGTAGAATAG
- a CDS encoding single-stranded DNA-binding protein codes for MYLNKAIIIGNLTRDPEIKSLPSGIQVCSFSVATNRVWKDKNGAKQESVDFHNIVVFGRQAETAGQYLKKGQSVLVEGRIQTRSWDDKDGQKKYRTEIVADRVQFGPKGTGGQGSATQNYADQTPNSAEPKGKKVEKDAPAGIEYPTDEINPEDIPF; via the coding sequence ATGTATCTCAACAAAGCAATCATCATAGGAAATTTAACTCGAGATCCAGAGATTAAGTCTCTGCCGTCGGGAATTCAGGTCTGTAGTTTCTCTGTTGCGACCAATCGAGTTTGGAAAGATAAAAATGGAGCAAAGCAAGAGAGTGTCGATTTTCATAACATTGTAGTGTTCGGCAGACAAGCAGAAACAGCCGGTCAGTATTTAAAAAAAGGACAGTCAGTGTTGGTAGAAGGAAGAATTCAGACAAGAAGTTGGGATGATAAAGACGGACAAAAGAAATATCGAACCGAGATCGTAGCTGATCGAGTACAGTTTGGACCAAAAGGCACTGGCGGCCAAGGCTCCGCCACGCAGAACTACGCAGACCAAACGCCGAACAGCGCAGAACCAAAAGGTAAGAAAGTAGAGAAGGATGCGCCGGCCGGTATCGAGTATCCAACAGATGAGATTAACCCGGAAGACATTCCGTTCTAA